The following coding sequences lie in one Jonesia denitrificans DSM 20603 genomic window:
- a CDS encoding FtsX-like permease family protein, which translates to MTATQRHTREALAGVRAQPVTSALLILIAAISCALIQLTTGRTAGVEADLLNQIDESTSRMIVVRAQPDAGLTMGVLPALQTIHEIESVMVLGPATDIHNTDRGPTSPVIASRPIPAQLCASYVTCQTGTVSSALLATKAAQHTLGVSPGMGTLTGTDGITYGVGETIALPAHLAALEPLALTPIHTDDLATQPAAMIIVLVKNSHELAAVTATLTTLIDVPDPTKISLDTGASYAELRAGISGQVGTYGHGLLVMLLLGTGAVIGAIVLGVVLLRRREFGRRRSLGATRTWLIRYVITQVVVLVAVGAVIGTIAGLVVLAVESAPMPAPSFVLAVLTLTLSAAAVFAVLPAAYAARRDPVAELRVP; encoded by the coding sequence ATGACAGCCACCCAACGCCACACACGAGAAGCGCTCGCAGGTGTACGCGCCCAACCAGTGACGTCAGCGCTCCTGATCCTCATCGCAGCAATATCCTGCGCCCTCATCCAACTCACCACCGGCCGCACCGCCGGGGTCGAAGCGGACCTCCTCAACCAGATCGACGAGTCCACATCACGCATGATCGTGGTGCGTGCCCAACCCGATGCCGGGCTCACCATGGGGGTGCTCCCAGCCCTCCAAACAATCCACGAAATCGAGAGCGTGATGGTGCTTGGCCCTGCCACAGACATCCACAACACCGACCGTGGCCCCACATCACCAGTGATCGCCTCGCGCCCCATCCCCGCGCAACTGTGCGCAAGCTACGTGACCTGCCAAACAGGCACAGTCAGCAGTGCGCTTCTTGCTACTAAAGCAGCGCAACACACCCTCGGGGTGAGCCCCGGCATGGGGACGCTCACGGGGACAGATGGCATCACCTACGGGGTTGGTGAAACGATCGCACTGCCCGCGCACCTCGCCGCCCTGGAACCGCTCGCGTTGACGCCAATTCACACCGACGACCTCGCCACACAACCCGCCGCAATGATCATTGTGCTGGTGAAAAACAGCCACGAACTCGCCGCCGTCACCGCAACGCTCACCACCCTCATTGACGTACCCGACCCTACTAAAATCAGCCTCGACACCGGCGCCTCCTACGCCGAGCTGCGCGCCGGAATCTCCGGGCAAGTCGGCACCTACGGGCACGGTCTCCTCGTGATGCTTCTGCTTGGAACGGGGGCAGTGATTGGTGCGATCGTGCTGGGTGTGGTGTTGCTGCGCCGCCGCGAATTTGGTCGCAGGCGCTCTCTCGGTGCCACCCGCACCTGGCTCATCCGGTACGTCATCACGCAAGTAGTTGTGCTGGTCGCGGTGGGAGCGGTGATCGGCACAATTGCTGGGCTCGTTGTCCTCGCTGTGGAAAGCGCGCCGATGCCCGCCCCCAGTTTTGTGCTCGCCGTCCTCACGTTGACGCTCAGCGCCGCCGCAGTGTTTGCGGTGTTACCCGCAGCGTATGCGGCCCGCCGTGACCCCGTCGCTGAGTTGCGCGTCCCGTAA
- a CDS encoding MATE family efflux transporter, producing MPHKTLTVGTPWRVILFFTVPLLIGNFVQQLYHVIDAMVVGNALGVNSLAAVGATGSLLFLLLGFAWGMTTGFAIPTAQAFGAGDATGVRRSVAAGVLLSAAVSLLLTIVAPLIARPMLIALQTPAELLDEATTFAVISFLGAGATMFFNLLSAIIRAIGDSRTPLVFLIIACGINIVLVLAFVAWLGYGVGGAALATVISQIISVLLCLIYLRRSLPALHVHRDDWRVTRTELAHHMRLGLPMGFQSSIIAIGTLAIQVRLNTLGSDAVAAYTTATRVDGLAVALFVSLGIGVSTYTAQNYGAGHHERIRQGVRQALWLSIAGSAILATVLIAAGVPIIRLFVGEGATTVVDMAHWFLITNGSLYAMLGILLVLRGALQGLGYTFIPTMTGVVELVMRVSAALVLGALFGFTGLVWGNPMAWFGAMVLLIPAWKAAKKRLAADTTTQPAHRQSTSDNTCEDLSHDPAMSTEGGLAPVVLGMSQSERNTAVTIIAPDTTEPHPHNDTQRQAAHTNDHATRHC from the coding sequence ATGCCACACAAAACCCTGACCGTTGGAACCCCCTGGCGCGTCATCCTTTTCTTCACTGTTCCCCTACTCATCGGGAACTTTGTGCAACAGCTGTACCACGTCATCGACGCCATGGTTGTGGGCAACGCACTCGGCGTGAACTCCCTCGCCGCTGTCGGAGCTACCGGCTCACTACTCTTCCTCCTCCTTGGGTTCGCCTGGGGAATGACCACCGGGTTCGCAATCCCCACCGCCCAAGCCTTCGGAGCCGGCGATGCCACCGGCGTTCGCCGCTCCGTGGCCGCCGGGGTTCTCCTCTCCGCCGCGGTGTCCCTCCTGCTCACCATCGTGGCACCCCTCATCGCACGCCCCATGCTCATCGCGCTGCAAACCCCCGCCGAACTCCTCGACGAAGCCACCACCTTCGCCGTCATCTCCTTCCTCGGCGCCGGTGCCACCATGTTCTTCAACCTGCTCTCCGCGATCATCCGCGCCATCGGCGACTCCCGAACACCCCTGGTGTTCCTCATCATCGCGTGCGGCATCAACATCGTCCTCGTCCTCGCGTTCGTTGCCTGGCTCGGCTACGGCGTCGGCGGCGCAGCACTGGCGACCGTCATCTCCCAAATCATCTCCGTCCTGCTGTGTCTCATCTACCTGCGCCGTTCACTGCCCGCACTCCACGTCCACCGCGACGACTGGCGGGTCACCCGCACCGAACTCGCCCACCACATGCGCCTGGGCCTGCCCATGGGTTTCCAGTCCTCCATCATCGCGATCGGCACCCTCGCCATCCAAGTGCGCCTCAACACCCTCGGCTCCGACGCGGTCGCCGCCTACACGACAGCCACCCGCGTCGACGGACTCGCCGTTGCCCTGTTCGTCTCCCTCGGCATCGGAGTGTCCACCTACACCGCACAAAACTACGGCGCCGGGCACCACGAACGCATCCGTCAAGGAGTACGACAAGCGCTCTGGCTCTCCATCGCCGGATCCGCCATCCTCGCCACCGTCCTCATCGCCGCAGGTGTCCCCATCATCCGACTTTTCGTCGGTGAAGGTGCCACCACAGTGGTCGACATGGCCCACTGGTTCCTCATCACCAACGGATCCCTCTACGCCATGCTCGGCATCCTCCTCGTCCTGCGCGGAGCGCTCCAAGGACTCGGCTACACCTTCATCCCCACCATGACCGGAGTCGTTGAACTCGTCATGCGAGTCTCCGCAGCACTGGTCCTTGGGGCACTCTTCGGATTCACCGGTCTCGTCTGGGGTAACCCCATGGCCTGGTTCGGAGCCATGGTCCTACTCATCCCCGCCTGGAAAGCTGCCAAAAAACGGCTCGCAGCAGACACGACCACCCAGCCCGCGCATCGGCAGTCCACCAGTGACAACACCTGTGAAGACCTCAGCCACGACCCGGCGATGAGCACCGAAGGTGGACTCGCCCCCGTCGTACTCGGCATGTCCCAATCAGAACGAAACACCGCCGTCACCATCATCGCGCCCGACACCACCGAACCACACCCACACAATGACACCCAGCGTCAGGCAGCACACACCAACGACCACGCCACCCGGCACTGCTAA
- a CDS encoding ABC transporter ATP-binding protein, whose product MTSLDDARVGSQHHTTGVVHLQDVRVTFPGGGTTGPVSFTVEPGERVLIMGPSGGGKSTVVHRVIGAIPHAIHATAHGHVCVAGRDMADQEPSDIAGIAAVVGQDPWASVCFTRVEDDIAFPLENAAVPPQQIGERVRAAAALAGVGHLLGRATSQLSGGELQRVALAVALVSTPQVIVLDEPTSMLDHHGIADVTRAIDHVQEHTGAAVIMVEHRVDDIATTSGSGALPDRWIVLDEHGAIQWDGKAGDIGAPTAAMLLAQGCWLPTDVELLALFGYHGGISNPAVQRGIRAAAEVTVTPVVGVAPDQPRTALLAENLSVAPPPRHRSTPRTPVLADINLAFSTGELTAIVGTNGTGKTTLLRTLAGVETPVSGVVRGPRGGLVCQNPEHQFMAHSVRAEVGYQQPVGCEARVEELLAQFELTDVADRSPFSLSGGQKRRLSLAAMLAHDHPFLCADEPTFGLDRRGVSTVLGSLRDHAASGHGVVWSCHDMRAVAVFADRVVAVTKGRVLSDLTPWEFFSDAALVAVAGLAVPPLVGWAASAAGCAEEFRHLLGTVDALARTRAHDSVEVAV is encoded by the coding sequence ATGACCTCGCTTGACGATGCGCGTGTTGGCTCCCAGCACCACACGACGGGGGTTGTTCACCTACAAGATGTGAGGGTGACGTTCCCTGGTGGGGGAACCACCGGCCCGGTGTCGTTCACGGTTGAACCGGGGGAGAGGGTCCTCATCATGGGGCCATCTGGTGGGGGAAAGTCCACTGTTGTGCACCGTGTGATCGGGGCGATTCCGCACGCTATTCACGCAACAGCCCACGGGCACGTGTGTGTGGCGGGTCGTGACATGGCCGATCAGGAGCCGAGCGATATTGCGGGCATTGCAGCTGTTGTGGGGCAGGACCCGTGGGCAAGCGTGTGTTTCACGCGTGTAGAAGACGACATCGCGTTCCCGCTGGAAAACGCAGCCGTCCCACCCCAGCAGATTGGTGAGCGGGTGCGCGCCGCCGCCGCTCTTGCTGGGGTGGGTCACCTCCTTGGTCGTGCGACCAGTCAACTGTCTGGCGGGGAGTTGCAGCGGGTGGCGTTGGCTGTGGCACTTGTGTCAACGCCGCAGGTGATTGTGTTGGATGAACCAACGTCGATGCTTGACCATCACGGTATCGCTGATGTCACCAGGGCGATCGACCATGTCCAGGAGCACACGGGTGCGGCGGTCATCATGGTGGAGCACCGGGTCGATGACATTGCTACAACGTCCGGGAGTGGGGCGTTGCCAGACCGGTGGATTGTGCTTGATGAGCACGGTGCTATCCAATGGGATGGGAAGGCGGGGGACATTGGCGCACCAACCGCTGCGATGCTCCTTGCCCAGGGGTGTTGGCTGCCCACTGATGTGGAATTGTTGGCGCTCTTTGGCTATCACGGTGGGATCAGTAACCCGGCTGTTCAACGTGGCATTCGTGCTGCCGCGGAGGTGACCGTCACCCCTGTGGTGGGTGTCGCCCCTGACCAGCCTCGCACCGCTCTCCTGGCTGAGAACCTTAGTGTGGCACCGCCACCGCGACACCGGTCAACACCACGCACACCTGTGCTTGCTGACATCAACCTTGCTTTCTCCACGGGGGAACTCACTGCCATTGTTGGCACCAATGGCACCGGGAAAACCACACTGTTGCGCACGCTCGCGGGAGTGGAGACCCCGGTGTCGGGGGTGGTGCGTGGGCCACGCGGCGGGTTGGTGTGCCAGAACCCGGAACACCAGTTCATGGCACATTCAGTGCGGGCAGAAGTGGGGTACCAGCAGCCCGTGGGCTGCGAGGCGCGGGTCGAGGAGTTGTTGGCGCAGTTCGAGTTAACCGATGTGGCTGACCGGTCCCCGTTTTCGTTGTCAGGCGGGCAAAAACGGCGGTTGTCACTCGCGGCGATGCTGGCCCACGATCACCCGTTTTTGTGTGCGGATGAACCCACGTTTGGGTTGGATCGGCGCGGTGTGAGCACGGTGTTGGGGTCGTTGCGTGACCATGCGGCGTCCGGGCACGGGGTGGTGTGGTCGTGCCATGACATGAGGGCGGTAGCAGTGTTCGCTGACCGGGTTGTGGCTGTAACCAAAGGACGTGTTCTCAGTGACCTGACCCCGTGGGAGTTCTTCTCCGATGCGGCGCTTGTTGCCGTGGCTGGCCTTGCTGTTCCACCGTTGGTGGGGTGGGCTGCCAGTGCGGCTGGGTGCGCTGAGGAGTTCCGGCACCTGCTGGGAACGGTCGATGCGCTGGCGCGCACCCGGGCACACGACAGCGTGGAGGTGGCGGTGTGA
- a CDS encoding ABC transporter ATP-binding protein, producing the protein MTTLEAHNITFAYPGGNPILTTWSHTFTAGQTTAITGPSGRGKSTALYILGLLLTPTTGHVTLNGQTLSNRPDHTRSWHRAHHFGFVFQNAELDPTRTLADNILESCHYRNENPATRHNHALHLMERYGVALPPHRRPGQISGGQAQRVALCRALIGDPLVVLADEPTGNLDAQSTTAVINGLKEHAATGRIVIISTHSPDVVAQCDTHIDL; encoded by the coding sequence ATGACCACACTCGAAGCCCACAACATCACCTTCGCCTACCCCGGTGGAAACCCCATTCTCACCACCTGGAGCCACACCTTCACCGCAGGCCAAACCACCGCCATCACCGGACCATCAGGGCGCGGAAAATCCACCGCCCTATACATCCTCGGGCTGCTCCTCACCCCCACCACCGGGCACGTCACCCTCAACGGTCAAACCCTCTCCAACCGGCCAGACCACACCCGATCCTGGCACCGCGCACACCACTTCGGATTCGTCTTCCAAAACGCCGAACTCGACCCCACCCGCACCCTCGCAGACAACATCCTCGAATCCTGCCACTATCGCAATGAAAACCCCGCCACCCGCCACAACCATGCACTCCACCTCATGGAACGCTACGGCGTAGCGCTACCCCCACACCGCCGCCCCGGGCAAATCTCCGGCGGTCAAGCCCAACGCGTCGCACTATGCCGCGCCCTCATCGGCGACCCACTCGTCGTCCTCGCCGACGAACCCACCGGCAACCTCGACGCCCAATCCACAACCGCCGTCATCAACGGACTCAAAGAACACGCCGCCACCGGGCGCATCGTCATCATCTCCACCCACTCACCAGACGTCGTCGCCCAATGCGACACCCACATCGACCTATGA
- a CDS encoding ECF transporter S component yields MSAHTANQNNSSDPATAPTSADSVAAASVPAPASPAASARRARPIFQMRDIVLMVTLAVVFGFLYWVLVQAWNVLTIAMGPAGDLSQHLLFGGWLIVAPIALAIIRRPGVGIIAEMVAAAIEVFFLGSPIGPTLLIAAFLQGFGSEAAFAITRYRRFTWGVYAVSGLLGAAIVFFYSAFRSGWFGQDIFWLRFAIQCGSGVILGGLLAKVIVDALVRTGVLNNYAIVREAAV; encoded by the coding sequence ATGAGCGCACACACGGCGAACCAAAATAACTCCTCCGATCCTGCGACCGCACCGACATCAGCTGACTCTGTAGCGGCTGCATCCGTGCCTGCCCCTGCGTCACCGGCTGCATCTGCTCGCCGGGCACGCCCCATTTTTCAGATGCGTGACATCGTTCTCATGGTGACCCTCGCCGTGGTTTTTGGGTTCCTGTACTGGGTTCTGGTTCAGGCGTGGAATGTGTTAACCATCGCGATGGGACCTGCCGGTGACTTGTCCCAACACCTGTTGTTCGGTGGGTGGTTGATTGTTGCCCCTATTGCGTTGGCTATTATCCGTCGCCCTGGGGTGGGGATCATCGCGGAGATGGTGGCTGCAGCGATTGAAGTCTTTTTCTTGGGGTCACCTATTGGCCCGACCTTGTTGATTGCGGCGTTCTTGCAAGGGTTTGGCAGTGAAGCTGCGTTCGCGATAACCCGCTACCGCCGGTTTACGTGGGGTGTGTATGCGGTGTCTGGGTTGTTGGGTGCGGCGATTGTGTTCTTCTATTCGGCGTTTCGCTCTGGGTGGTTTGGGCAGGATATTTTCTGGTTGCGCTTCGCTATTCAGTGCGGGTCTGGGGTCATCCTTGGTGGGTTGTTGGCCAAGGTGATTGTTGATGCTCTTGTGCGCACCGGGGTGCTGAACAATTACGCCATTGTGCGTGAGGCAGCGGTATGA
- a CDS encoding biotin/lipoyl-binding protein, producing the protein MSRHTATGRTTWITRRTATLAGAILLAGVALGWALNHAFTSPEDTLQNTTHVTVTAQTGERGESLTLNTTAQWTPTQGALNKAAGTLTALTVANGDKVKAGDVLYRVDNRPVVIAAGNTPAYRDLHPGDSGPDVKQLAALLNTLGYSVEPTQQTIDSQFTAAIHQWHKDLGVPRSETVTAGDVLYVPTLPTRVAYAPDAPSIGAVLTGQDPLILTVAAEPAFHIDLTTAQAQRITTGNTVTITPPTGDPWIAEITTIEPNTDGGHTATLGPQNSDSICGKNCNDLAVDTPTYLPTALVITPPVSGTIVPLAALTSGTDNTLHVTTTTNDTITVELLAAVRGEAIVDGLEAGTDILVPTGSDTAVIGANTNTNATTTGDDAPADDGTSDDTP; encoded by the coding sequence ATGAGCCGCCACACCGCCACCGGGCGCACCACGTGGATCACCCGACGCACAGCAACCCTCGCTGGTGCGATTCTTCTGGCGGGTGTGGCGCTCGGATGGGCACTCAACCACGCCTTCACCTCCCCAGAAGACACCCTGCAAAACACCACCCACGTCACCGTCACCGCGCAAACAGGGGAACGCGGCGAAAGCCTCACCCTGAACACCACCGCACAATGGACCCCCACCCAAGGTGCCCTCAACAAGGCTGCTGGGACACTCACGGCCCTAACAGTCGCCAACGGTGACAAGGTAAAAGCTGGCGATGTGCTCTACCGCGTCGACAACCGGCCCGTCGTCATAGCAGCAGGCAACACACCCGCCTACCGGGACTTACACCCCGGGGACAGCGGCCCAGACGTCAAACAACTCGCCGCCCTGCTCAACACCCTCGGCTACAGCGTCGAACCCACACAACAAACCATTGACTCCCAGTTCACTGCCGCGATCCACCAATGGCACAAAGACCTTGGCGTCCCCCGCTCAGAAACCGTCACCGCAGGTGACGTCCTCTACGTCCCCACCCTGCCCACCCGGGTTGCCTACGCGCCCGACGCCCCAAGCATCGGCGCAGTCCTTACCGGGCAAGACCCACTGATCCTGACCGTGGCAGCAGAACCCGCCTTCCACATCGACCTCACCACAGCCCAAGCGCAACGCATCACAACCGGGAACACCGTCACCATCACCCCACCCACCGGTGACCCCTGGATAGCAGAAATCACCACAATCGAACCCAACACCGACGGCGGGCACACCGCAACCCTCGGGCCACAAAACAGCGACAGTATTTGCGGGAAAAACTGCAATGACCTTGCCGTTGACACACCCACCTACCTGCCCACCGCCCTGGTCATCACCCCACCAGTCAGCGGAACCATCGTCCCCCTCGCGGCGCTGACCTCCGGCACCGACAACACCCTGCACGTCACCACCACAACCAATGACACCATCACCGTGGAACTCCTCGCCGCAGTACGCGGAGAAGCAATAGTCGACGGGCTAGAGGCGGGCACCGACATCCTCGTCCCAACCGGCAGTGACACCGCCGTGATCGGTGCAAACACCAACACAAACGCCACAACAACAGGTGACGATGCCCCCGCTGACGACGGCACTAGCGACGACACCCCATGA
- a CDS encoding MerR family transcriptional regulator, whose translation MAHHHRQIGEVAERTGLSLRTIRYYEEVGLITPSARSQGGFRLYTEEDIARLGVVKAMKPLDFSLDEMRGLLESLDALSDDATDPARRGEALEQLDMFQGAAEERCRALRRQLSIAEGFADQLSSLSTQHKAANTPT comes from the coding sequence ATGGCACATCATCATCGGCAAATCGGCGAGGTCGCTGAGCGCACAGGGTTATCTCTTCGCACGATCCGCTATTACGAAGAAGTTGGGCTCATTACTCCGTCGGCTCGTTCTCAGGGCGGCTTTCGGTTGTACACCGAAGAGGACATCGCCAGGCTTGGTGTCGTCAAAGCGATGAAGCCGCTCGATTTTTCCCTCGACGAAATGCGTGGGCTCCTCGAGTCACTCGATGCGCTGTCCGATGACGCCACCGACCCAGCCAGGCGTGGTGAAGCATTGGAGCAACTGGACATGTTCCAGGGTGCAGCTGAAGAGCGGTGCCGTGCACTTCGACGCCAACTCAGTATCGCTGAGGGTTTCGCCGACCAACTCAGCTCGTTATCCACTCAACACAAGGCAGCGAACACACCAACGTGA
- a CDS encoding YkoF family thiamine/hydroxymethylpyrimidine-binding protein, with amino-acid sequence MTITHSETDVFTQDPLRFGVGARVTISVMTDNYVEVILNALDAVDPGGLSLATGDVSTWVGGHEHDVLAYLTAVTREIAATGHHASVSIHLSRGCPGEVACALPGGAGPRVVTAPQGEVTGLWAAAEWALYPLGTTTSTATDDAGRAVEPEHMTAIYAAIESTRAAGLYRGSEHYVTRLEGDLGLILGHVTAAWVAVGASVQHVTSHLTLSLNSPSHASATSLGDHS; translated from the coding sequence ATGACGATCACGCACTCAGAAACTGACGTGTTCACACAGGACCCACTCCGGTTTGGGGTGGGGGCCCGTGTCACGATTTCCGTGATGACGGACAACTACGTTGAGGTGATCCTCAACGCCCTCGATGCGGTTGACCCTGGTGGACTGTCCCTGGCTACTGGGGATGTATCCACGTGGGTGGGAGGGCATGAACATGATGTCCTGGCGTATCTGACTGCAGTCACACGGGAGATTGCTGCCACTGGGCATCACGCATCGGTCAGCATCCACTTGTCGCGCGGGTGCCCTGGTGAGGTGGCGTGTGCGCTGCCTGGTGGGGCTGGTCCGCGTGTTGTGACCGCGCCTCAAGGGGAAGTCACCGGGTTGTGGGCGGCTGCCGAGTGGGCGTTGTACCCGCTTGGTACAACGACGAGCACGGCCACAGATGATGCTGGGCGCGCGGTGGAGCCTGAGCACATGACTGCGATTTATGCGGCCATTGAATCGACCCGTGCCGCTGGACTGTACCGGGGGTCGGAACACTACGTCACGCGTCTTGAAGGTGACCTCGGGCTGATACTTGGGCACGTCACAGCGGCGTGGGTGGCGGTGGGTGCAAGTGTCCAACACGTGACCAGTCACCTGACGTTGTCCCTCAACAGCCCCAGCCACGCATCGGCCACTTCCTTGGGAGACCACTCATGA
- a CDS encoding peptide chain release factor 3: MTSNVSAPTIREETVRRRSIAVISHPDAGKSTITEALALHAKVINEAGAVHGRGSRSGVVSDWLDIEKKRGISITSAALQFEYDGLVINLLDTPGHADFSEDTYRVLTAVDAAVMLIDSSKGLEPQTLKLFEVCRSRGVPVITFINKWDRLGKDALELCDELTERINLSPTPITWPVGRAGEMKGLLDLRDQSVTFYERAPGGATLALSETVTLDQALERFPDEVTEAMEASGLLGSHDPDTFHSLTTSPLLFGAALTNIGVAELLSVVKTIAPCPGPRELADGTPRPVDAPFSGFVFKMQAGMDKAHRDHLAFVRVCSGQFTRGMTVVQERTGRSFATKYALSVFGRDRSTMDIAFPGDVVGLVNASSLHVGDTIHATDSPGGSYPPMPHFNTEHFSTVRVKDPSKSKQFRKGIAQLEQEGVIQILVSENRGDASPILAAVGPLQFEVAAFRMEHEFHAPIIIDQLDYSIAKPASASDIAMLAGALGVEITHRRDGSAVALIRDRWRLNALTNNHPTLFSES, encoded by the coding sequence GTGACATCGAACGTTTCAGCCCCCACCATCCGCGAAGAAACCGTGCGTCGGCGTTCCATCGCCGTGATCTCTCACCCTGACGCCGGGAAATCGACCATCACCGAGGCTCTCGCGTTGCACGCAAAAGTCATCAATGAAGCCGGTGCCGTCCACGGGCGTGGCAGCCGTTCGGGGGTGGTGTCAGACTGGTTGGACATTGAAAAGAAACGCGGCATTTCGATTACGTCTGCTGCGTTGCAATTCGAGTATGACGGTTTGGTCATTAATCTGCTTGACACCCCTGGTCACGCAGACTTTTCCGAAGACACCTACCGTGTGTTGACCGCCGTGGACGCTGCGGTCATGCTCATTGATTCGTCCAAGGGGTTGGAACCACAAACACTGAAACTTTTTGAGGTCTGCCGCAGCCGCGGTGTTCCTGTCATCACCTTCATCAACAAATGGGACCGTTTAGGTAAGGACGCCTTGGAACTGTGTGATGAACTCACTGAACGCATCAACCTTTCACCAACCCCGATCACCTGGCCAGTTGGTCGAGCCGGCGAGATGAAAGGGCTGTTGGACCTCCGCGATCAGTCAGTCACGTTTTATGAGCGCGCACCCGGTGGTGCAACACTTGCGCTGTCTGAAACTGTCACCCTCGACCAAGCCCTTGAACGTTTCCCCGACGAGGTCACAGAAGCCATGGAAGCATCAGGCCTGTTGGGTTCCCACGACCCTGACACCTTCCACTCCCTGACCACATCGCCGCTTCTGTTTGGGGCTGCGCTAACAAACATTGGTGTCGCAGAACTGTTGTCCGTGGTGAAAACCATCGCACCGTGCCCCGGCCCCCGCGAGTTAGCGGACGGCACCCCTCGCCCTGTCGATGCGCCCTTCAGTGGGTTCGTCTTCAAAATGCAGGCGGGAATGGACAAGGCACACCGCGACCACTTGGCATTCGTGCGGGTCTGTTCCGGTCAGTTCACCCGTGGCATGACAGTAGTCCAAGAACGCACTGGCCGTTCCTTTGCCACAAAATATGCGCTGTCAGTGTTTGGCCGTGACCGCTCCACCATGGACATTGCGTTCCCTGGTGACGTGGTGGGGTTGGTCAATGCGTCATCCCTGCACGTGGGGGACACTATTCACGCAACAGATTCCCCTGGCGGCTCCTACCCGCCCATGCCGCACTTCAACACCGAACACTTCTCCACTGTGCGAGTCAAAGACCCCAGCAAATCCAAACAGTTCCGCAAAGGGATCGCCCAACTCGAACAAGAAGGCGTCATCCAAATCCTTGTGTCCGAGAACCGTGGTGATGCCTCACCGATTCTCGCAGCCGTGGGCCCCCTCCAATTTGAGGTGGCAGCCTTCCGGATGGAACACGAGTTCCATGCGCCCATCATCATTGACCAGCTGGACTATTCCATTGCAAAACCAGCCAGCGCATCGGATATCGCCATGCTCGCCGGGGCATTAGGCGTGGAAATCACGCACCGACGGGACGGCTCAGCGGTGGCATTGATTCGAGACCGGTGGCGACTGAACGCGTTGACAAACAATCACCCCACACTGTTTAGCGAGTCGTAA
- a CDS encoding uracil-DNA glycosylase — translation MAKTLTELAEDHLIAADWAQALEPVAPTIAALGERLRSEVSAGRGYLPAGDHVLRAFQRPLNDVRVLIVGQDPYPTPGHPIGLSFAVDKRVRPIPRSLANMYRELHDDLGFPPAEHGDLSSWADQGVMLLNRVLTVQPGKPASHRGWGWEAVTEHAITTLVARNRPLVAVLWGRDAANLKPLLGSTPTVVSPHPSPLSAHRGFFGSRPFSQVNALLQEMGAEPVNWQVAP, via the coding sequence ATGGCAAAGACCCTCACTGAACTGGCCGAAGATCACCTCATTGCCGCAGACTGGGCACAAGCGTTGGAACCGGTCGCCCCCACGATCGCTGCACTGGGTGAACGGTTGCGTAGTGAAGTCAGCGCCGGGCGTGGGTATCTACCGGCCGGGGACCATGTGTTACGGGCGTTTCAACGCCCACTCAACGATGTGCGGGTCCTCATTGTGGGGCAAGACCCCTACCCCACGCCGGGGCACCCCATTGGGTTGTCGTTCGCCGTTGACAAACGGGTGCGGCCCATTCCACGCAGTTTGGCGAACATGTACCGAGAATTGCACGACGACCTGGGGTTCCCGCCCGCAGAGCACGGCGATCTATCCTCCTGGGCGGATCAGGGAGTCATGCTGCTCAACCGCGTCTTGACCGTGCAACCAGGGAAACCCGCCTCCCACCGCGGGTGGGGGTGGGAGGCAGTCACAGAACATGCCATCACAACGTTGGTCGCCCGCAACCGTCCCCTCGTCGCCGTGCTCTGGGGTCGAGATGCTGCGAACCTGAAACCCCTGCTTGGCTCCACCCCCACCGTCGTGTCACCGCACCCTTCACCGTTGTCCGCTCACCGTGGGTTCTTCGGGTCGCGGCCATTTTCTCAGGTGAATGCACTGTTACAGGAGATGGGGGCAGAACCAGTGAACTGGCAGGTGGCGCCATAA